The Tripterygium wilfordii isolate XIE 37 chromosome 4, ASM1340144v1, whole genome shotgun sequence genome has a window encoding:
- the LOC119996275 gene encoding uncharacterized protein LOC119996275, translating to MPITKDPSTPPPTIGKIGPYTVFVTPPSTPKPAEPVFESPKKVAPPPMVQPPPQQLDKSVSTRSTHNGSAAPGFFKNAVTRVQNAHSSLDDRLARWFGLDQSKYQWALDDYYESKGLGKEDGKAKEMTSKLQSV from the exons ATGCCAATCACCAAAGACCCCTCTACTCCCCCGCCTACGATCGGTAAAATTGGGCCGTACACTGTCTTCGTGACCCCACCTTCTACTCCGAAACCGGCTGAACCGGTCTTCGAGTCCCCCAAGAAGGTTGCGCCGCCGCCTATGGTTCAGCCTCCTCCGCAGCAGTTGGATAAGTCGGTATCTACCCGATCCACACACAATGGGTCTGCTGCTCCGGGGTTCTTTAAAAATGCAGTCACCAGAGTCCAAAATG CACATTCAAGCTTGGATGATCGTTTGGCGCGGTGGTTTGGGTTAGATCAGTCCAAGTATCAGTGGGCATTGGATGATTATTATGAGAGCAAGGGATTG GGAAAGGAAGATGGAAAGGCCAAAGAGATGACAAGCAAACTACAGAGTGTGTAA